In the Helianthus annuus cultivar XRQ/B chromosome 11, HanXRQr2.0-SUNRISE, whole genome shotgun sequence genome, one interval contains:
- the LOC118484054 gene encoding uncharacterized protein LOC118484054, which yields MIANAGFDLNSTVANVCDPGGWKWPNTWLIRFPDLNNVQPVMFHPNVQDRVVWRMRSGMDMDYQTACVWDDIRTHRNEVSWASLVWYPQAIPRHSFFMWAGPDSHDHPFFACPYATQIWHGVRGKVDMGSINSSWDEIYMYLLLFAESKKAAHVIMKLVVGASAYFV from the exons ATGATAGCTAATGCGGGTTTTGACTTGAACTCCACAGTCGCCAATGTTTGTGATCCTGGAGGTTGGAAGTGGCCGAACACATGGCTGATTCGGTTCCCAGATTTGAACAACGTGCAACCGGTTATGTTCCACCCGAACGTGCAGGATAGGGTCGTATGGAGAATGAGATCGGGCATGGATATGGATTATCAGACTGCGTGTGTGTGGGACGATATTCGGACTCATCGGAATGAGGTGTCTTGGGCTAGCCTAGTGTGGTATCCTCAAGCTATTCCTCGTCACTCGTTCTTTATGTG GGCTGGGCCTGATTCACATGACCACCCGTTCTTTGCGTGTCCTTATGCGACACAAATTTGGCATGGTGTTAGggggaaggtggacatgggatcGATTAACTCTTCATGGGATGAGATTTACATGTATTTGTTGCTGTTTGCGGAGTCTAAGAAGGCCGCGCATGTGATTATGAAGCTAGTGGTTGGGGCGTCCGCGTATTTTGTCTAG